A region from the Pseudomonas sp. KU26590 genome encodes:
- a CDS encoding GNAT family N-acetyltransferase has protein sequence MSEALSIHHDETGHQFEVNIDGYRAYLTYMDLGKETLDIYRTFVPNELRGRGIAAALTKMALDYADGIGYTVIPSCSYVERYMERHQRQAAKI, from the coding sequence ATGAGCGAGGCGTTGTCCATCCACCATGACGAGACCGGTCACCAGTTCGAAGTCAACATCGACGGCTACCGTGCCTATCTGACGTACATGGACCTGGGTAAAGAGACCCTGGATATCTACCGTACGTTTGTTCCCAACGAATTGCGCGGACGGGGGATAGCGGCAGCATTGACCAAGATGGCCCTCGACTACGCCGACGGGATCGGCTACACCGTGATTCCTTCGTGCTCCTACGTGGAGCGCTATATGGAGCGCCATCAGCGTCAGGCTGCCAAGATCTGA